The sequence TGATCCACACACCGAATGCCGTCCTCAGCGAGCATCGGCGCGGCCCAGCCACGTCGTTCGATGCGCTTCGCAGTCACGAAAAAAATATTGACGCCGCTCTGAAGCTGTGATCGGGGGCTCGCATCGACGTGCACCCGCCATCCACGCGGCGCAGGATCGCTTGCGACAGGACCGTCGCGGACGACAAAGGGCACAACGCCGTTCGAAACGAAAGAGGGCAAGCGCTACCGGATCACCGGAGAGCTTGCCCTCGCATCGATGGTTGACTGGCGTCCCCAGGGGGATTCGAACCCCCGTAGCAGCCGTGAAAGGGCTGAGTCCTGGGCCGGGCTAGACGATGGGGACGGGCGCCTTGTCGGACGGGCGCGGAAACTACACGCACCATCGACCTTGTGCAAGCTTTTTTTAAACTATTTTTCGTGGGCAAGCTTGCACCTGCTCACAATCCCGTCGGCTCGCTTCTCCCAGCGCAAAACGCCGGCCCACAACCCGCCGTTCGAGTCACCGATCCTCACTCAACCTTCGGCGTCGCGTTACACCGAGCTGCCTCGGCACGCAGGCGCACCATTTCAGCTCGCATCGCCAAAAGCTCCCGCTCGAGCGTCTCCAGGCGCTTGTCCTGAACCTGCACCGCCGCAATGGCCATGCTCGTGTACCCATACAAATCCACACGCTCGCCACTCTCCGCAACCGCAATGCTCTCCGGCATGTCGTCAATCAAAAATCCCACATGCCGCCGAGACGCCTCACCTTCGCCCTTGTAATGCCAACTCGATAACCGCATCGTCTTCGCCTCGTCCGCAATCGACGCGATCTCCGCATCCGACAAGTATTCGACGTTTTTCTTGTAACTCACGCGCGAAATCGGACACCCTCCAGGGCTCTCCTTCGGATCGCTCGTCGCGCAAATCAAAAGCTCACCGCACGAGCTGTTCGATGGCCAGCACGTCGCTCCAGCCGTCGTACACGATGCGCCTACCATTTCAGTCGTGCACGGCATGACCCCAGCCGGAGGCATCGCTCCACCATCCGGCGGCTCCATGCACACGGGATCCCCACACGTCGTGTACCATTGCAATGCACCGCCTCCACTCCCAGCACTGCCAGCATTCCCCGCACTCCCAGCACTGCCGCCAGATCCTCCGCTGCTGCCTCCATCGACATTCGTTTCGCATCCGACGCCCACCGTAATGGTGAAACCCCCAAGCAAAGCCATTCCCGCCCAAAGTCGCTTCCGCATGTTACGTCTCCTCATTGCCATCACGAGACTTCCTCGTCAGCCATGCTCTCGCAAACCACGACAGCCACCAACATGTCCAACTTACCCGCTTCCGCTCGATGCGAATACTGACATTACGTTCAGCTCTTCCGATTCATATTACCCTCGCCCGATTCGCCTTCTCGATGCTATCGTTCCCACCCGATGGCCAATACGCGCGACTGCCCCTGCTGCTCCGGCTTGCCCTACACGAATTGCTGCGCTCCATTTCATCGCGGCGAACGCGAAGCGCCCACACCGAAGGCGCTCATGCGATCGAGGTTCGCGGCGTATGCAAATAAACTCGCACCTTATCTCTACCGCACGATTCATGCCGAACACGAAGACAAGAAACGCCCGGAAGCCGAAGTCATGCGAGAAATACGTGACGCAGCGTCAACTCTGCGCTTCATGCGCCTCGGCGTGCTCGATGAACAAGATGCCGATCAGCACGGCATTGCTCGTGTGCTGTTTTTCGCCCGAGTATTCGAGAAGGGCCAAAATCGCTCGTTCATTGAATTGAGCGACTTCCGGCACGACGGCACGGGCTGGCGATATCTGCGCGGGACACAAGCCGCCGCCTCACGAGTGACAAACCCAGAAGAGCTCGATATCCCCAAGTTCAATGCACTGCTCGATTCGCTCGGCACCTCGAACTAAACACCTGTTTACGCTCGCACGCCCGTGCGCCCGAACGAACGACCGCCAGCACAGACGACTCGAGAAAATTTTTCCAACTACCATTGGACGAATTTCCGCCCTTCAGTAGAGTTGCCCCTACATGAACCCCGCAACCCTCGAGCGACTTGCGAGCATCCTGAAGCGCGAAGTCGGCGCGCTGCACGTGGATATCGTTCCCGCAACCGACGTGCCCGACGACGACGCAACGCTCAGTTGGGACCTCGGTCGTGGCCGGAAATTGCGGTTGACATTTCCCACACCACCGACCGACCTATCGGAAAAACAAGACCGCCTCGCCACAGTCGTCGAATCATTCGCCGATTTGTTTGCAGACGCTGCATCCGAAATCCCTCGCATCCGCCCCGAACCCAACAAAACGCTCGAATCCGAGCTCAATGCCCTGGCCGGAAGAGCCGGCGCATTGTCCGCCGTCGTCATCGATGCAGCTTCGCCCATCGTTTGGGGCGCGTCAGAAGCGCCAACGTCCGACGATACCGCGACGGACGCACGCGTCGCCCAAGCATTCGCTCGCGCCCAGGAAATCGGAATCGTGTGGCGCGAGCTTCTCGCTCGACCCAGCAAAGAGCTCGCTGCAACCGAAAACGCAAAGCCGGCTGAAACGGGCCGAATCCTTCGCCTCGTCCCGCCCGTCGACGCGCTGGCCGGCCTTGCCGTAGACGAGCGAGAAATCATCGCCCGACGCGCCGAACTCACAATGAACGCCATTGCTCGAGTCCGCGCGAATCCCATTGTTGCCGAGCTTCACTGCGGTCAGCACCTGCACGAAGCGATCCTCGAAGACAAATTGGGCTACCTGGCTCGCTCGTTTGCTACGATTTACGTTCTGATATTGGTTTTTCCGGGCCACTTCGACGAGCTGGGAGCAGAACGCGCCGTCACGCGCGCTCTGCCCATCATCGAGCGCTTGGTGGTCGCATTACCACCCGACGACACGCCCACGGATCGCAAAGGTACCGTCGTCGCGCTCCGCCCTCGCCGCAAGTAAACTGCTAAAGCGAATGCGTTTTCGCGAGCGCCTGCACATCGGCCGGTGGCTTGCCTGACGCCACCGTCACCTCGACCTTTCCGTCGAGTAGCTTTACATCGAGCGACCACGACGATTTGACGGGCAAACCTTTCGTCATGAGCCCTCGAGTCACATCGTCCGGGGTAAACCCTTCAATTCCCATGCGATCCCGCACGTACGACATTGAGGTCGTCAAATGCAGCGGACACTTCCACGTTTTCGTCTCTCCCGCAGGCGGCACGCACAAAGTCACGAGTTTGCTCGTTTCTTCCTCGTATTCGTCGATTCCCATATCACTGTCGTGTCGATTCCGCGTCCCTTCGATCCACAGGACCTTCGTTTTGCCTGCGGATTTTTCCACAATCGGTTCAAGAGTAAATTCCTCGTAGATTCCGAATGCTCCGGGATTGTACGCCCATCCAACCTTGGCCACGGGAACGAAACCTTGTTCATTCCGCGCCACGGCGTAGGTGTACGTCTCCATCAAGGTCGTTGCGACCTCGATGAAGGCCAAATCGTCTCGCTCGACCTTCACGTCTTTCAAAGATTCGCACGTTCGAGGCGCCGTGTCGTCGGCTTGCGGCTTCGTCATGCACGCACAAACGTCCGCGACCGTTTTTGCAGGGGTTTGGCACGGCAAAGGTTCCACGGCGGTCTTTACGGCAACCGCCGAACCGGACCTCTTGGCAACCTCGGCAAGCCGCTTCTCGACGGTTTCATTGGGTCGCAATTCGAGCGAAATTCGATACTGCTCGACAGCCGTCTTGTCGTCCTTTTTCTCTTCCGCAATACGCCCCAAGTTGTAATGAGCCATTCCCTTGAGCTTGGGGCTCGTCGTACGAGCCAATGCTTCTTCGGTGGACTTCTTTGCGCGATCGAGCTCCCCAGCTTTGAACGCCGCCCAGCCCAAATCGAGCAGCGCTGGAGCATCCCCCGGCACGGCCTCCAATGCTTTCTCGAATTCTTTGATCGCTTCGGGAAAAGTGGATTTTGATGCGAGCCGCCGCCCCTCGGCGAGATGCTTTCGATACGCCGTCATCTTCATTGGATTCGGCGCTTCACGCGTCTTCGGCCTCTTTTTCTTCGGAAGCGTGGACGACGCCTTCGCCGAAGCGCTCGGAGGCGGCGCCGCACTCACTGCTGCCGGCAGTGCGGATACCGGCGGAAGCGCTCCCGCTGTGGACCCCGGCGCATCCTCACGACACCCTGCCAATACGAAAGTCGCCGCAACTGCTACCCAAATCTTCGTAACCGCTTGCATCACGTGCAAGTAACTCCAAAAACCGCTCGACGTCAAGAGCATTTTGTCGACACCGGGCGCCCGCACCGAGTATCCTGACAAGAAGATTTTGCCCCGGAGCCACCATGCATCTACGACATGTGCCGACGCGCGCGCTGATTTCTTGCTTCGTTTTCGCAAGTATCATTCAATCCTCGTCCGTTGCGATCGCGACGAGCGGCGTTTCCGTTGAAACCGTCGCATACCTCGATGGAAGTCGGCAGATGACCGTCATGCGGCACGGAAACGCATCGCTCGATGCGCGCGGCAGAAAGCTCTGGCCCGTGCGAATCGTTGCAAACGGCAATACAATCGATAGCTTCGTCGACCACAAAGCCATCGTGCGCATCGACCCTGCAAAGCTATCCGAGCTCGAGCATGCGCATTTACGCGTCGTCGAGAACCTCATGCCATCCATCGGCATTTATTCAGTCGAATCCACGGATGCAGAAGACGGCCTCGATATTGCAGTTCGTTTGGCCAAACCCCAAGCGCGACCAGGCGCCATTCTCGAGATCATCCCGAATCTGCACTTGCGCCTCGAAAGACACGCCGAGCCATTCGTCCCGGATGATCCGCGTTTCTTGGGGCAATGGTACTTCGACGAAAAACGTCTGCAAATGTCCGAGGTTTGGGCCATTTCCCAAGGCGATCCGAAGACCACTGTCGTCGTCATCGATTCCGGCTGCGATCTCACGCATCCCGACCTCGTGGACAAACTCGACCCGGGACTCGACGTGATCGACGACGATACCGATCCCAGCTACGACCCCGCATTTTCAGGCGCCGAACACGGAACCGCTTGCGCAGGGCTCATCGGCGCTTCGACCAACAACGGAATCGGCATTGCAGGTGCGTGTCCATCATGCCGAATACGGTGCGTCCGAATGCTCACCGATGTCGCCGTATCGCTCGACGCGCACGTCAAAGCATTCAACTTTGCCCTCGAAACGAATGCTGCCGTCGTTTCGAATAGCTGGGGGTTTGCCGATCCAATGCCCGTGCCGACCATCTTACGTGATGCCATCAACAACGTATTCGACAACGGCCGCGGCGGCAAGGGTGCCCTCGTGCTGTTTGCCGCCGGAAACGACAATCGCGAAGTCGGCTCGAACGAGCTCACCGCGGTTCGTGGCGTCACTTCCATTGGCGCCATCAATCATTTTTTTGACAAGACATTCTTTACGAACTACGGTCCATCACTCGATATCGTCGCTCCCGTCGGCACGTTGACGACCGATATCGTCGGCGCAGGCGGCCTCGACCCGACCGATTACACCGTGAATTTCGGCGGCACGTCGTCCGCATGTCCCGTTGCCGCAGGCGCTGCAGCTCTCGTCATGAGCGCCGCCCCCGAGAAAACGTCCGCTGAAGTGCTCGACCTGCTCATCAAAACCGCGCGCCCCGCTCCTTACGCGTCCCCCCATGAAAACGGCCACGATCCGATTTTTGGTTACGGTATCGTCAATCCGCTTGCTGCATTGAAGGAAGCCCTCGGTATCGTCGACGAAATGCCCGACGCGGGTCCGGACGCGTCGCCGCCACCTACGACGAGCGACGATGTCCAAAGCTCGTGCTCGTGTCGAGAAGGTTCTTCGAATCATACCCCCAAATCGATATTGATCGTCGTCCTTCTCACGGGGGCAGGAATATGGGCGCGGAGCCGAAGCCGACACACGCAGTAGCTATGGCACACTCAATAACTCAATATGCCCATCGTCGACGCCAAGCGTACGTCAATGGCAATTTGCGGGCCGGCGGAGGCGACGACAAACAAGCCCGAGCATTGCTATCAATGCCCAAATTCCGGCACCGGACGAACTGGGCACCGTCCGACAACCACACGATCCAGGTTCGTCCGGAGTAACCGGATCTCCACCGCCACTTCCTCCCGCTCCGCCACCGCCGCCCGCTCCGCCCGCACCTCCAGTGCCGGTTTGTTCGACGGACTTTTTGCATTCGGCCACTTCCTCGGGCGAACCAATACAAAGCGTCGGTCGCCGCGAATTGCCGGACGTCGTCGTATTGATGGCAACGGTCACGAACGCATCTGCGCCCGTCATGTCGATTTCTTCAGCGCCCGCGCGCACGTCCGCCACGCGCACCACGGAATCGTACTTGCCATTGCGTTCCGCCACGAGCAGCAATGTCACGTCCGACGTTTCAATCATCGCCGATTCGGCCGATGTCAACGCCGCCGTCATTTTCGCCCTCCCATTCGGAAAAGCTCGATAATATTGCGCTGACGCATAGAAAAGTCGCAAGAGGTCCGTGTACGGTGCCGATACGGGCTCCATCTTCACGAGCGGATAATTTGCGCAGTTTGCATACGACCTCGAGGGATCCGCCTTCGAGCCCAAAAACAAGTTCCACGTCGCAAATTCGATGAATGCTTCGGGAAACGTCGTTTGCGCTTGCGCCTCGAGCATCTTGCCCGTCACACCGAGCCATTGCGGGTCCGTCTCGCCAAACGCACCGTCTTCCGTGCGTTCCACGAGCGCTCGGACGGTGCCTGCGCCGTACCGTTCTTCGAGGAATTGAAAAAAGAGACCGCTACCGTAACTAAATGCATCGACCGGCCCGGGCAGCGGCACGTCCAAGGATCGACCCGTATTGTTCGTATACCCATCGATGAACCATTCGAAGTCGTTCAGCGATGGATCGAAGGATTCCGTCGCCCAGACCGCCGTCCCTTCGGAAAACACGCTTCCTTGTTCGCGGTCATAAGAAGCCTGAATCGCATGGAAAAATTCGTGGCTTCCGAGAATTCGATTGGCAACGAGCGTCGAGGGATACCCATACCCCTGATAATCGTTCTCCTGCACCATGTACCCAGCGCATTGGCTCTTTTTCAAACTGTCGCACGCATCGATTTGAAACGTGCCATCGCCAATGCCCGCAAAGTCCACCAAATACACGTCGAACCGACCGTCACCACCATTGTCGGGCAAACCATCGTCCGTTCGAGGTGGCCGAAAGCCCAGACTTTCGTAATAGCTGAGCACTTCGTCATAAACGCCAGCCACTTGTTCCACGAAATCCGGCGTGCCCGACATGTCGGCATCTGCTGCCGGCACTGCATTCGGACCATTGCGCGTAAAATGCACGAGGAACTTGCCAGACGCCGAAGGCGCCGATTCGACGACATCCCCGGGGTCGAAATTGAATTGTAGTCCGTTTCCCGGTGTGTCAGGACGAACCTCTGCTTCGAGCCCCGGATTGTCGATAGCCGAGGGCAGGGGAGCCTCGGATCCGCACCCAGCCGCGAGAATCCCGAATGCGGCAACCCCGCGCCATGCATGCTTCGTCTTCACGGCAAGTTTGCCCATCGCATGCGAATCGTCGCCGAGCCCGATCCTTGCATCGGTACCGAACCAGTCATGTTGCACTGCTCTTGGATTGCCGGCGTGTAATAATCGGTAATCGTGAGTTTCACGGACGTTCCATCGGCTTTGCGCACGGTGTACACGTTCCCGGTCATCTGCACGCAGCTCGCATACGTCCAGAAACCACTCAGCGCCGTCGCCGG is a genomic window of Polyangiaceae bacterium containing:
- a CDS encoding tetratricopeptide repeat protein, with product MRKRSKKSARASAHVVDAWWLRGKIFLSGYSVRAPGVDKMLLTSSGFWSYLHVMQAVTKIWVAVAATFVLAGCREDAPGSTAGALPPVSALPAAVSAAPPPSASAKASSTLPKKKRPKTREAPNPMKMTAYRKHLAEGRRLASKSTFPEAIKEFEKALEAVPGDAPALLDLGWAAFKAGELDRAKKSTEEALARTTSPKLKGMAHYNLGRIAEEKKDDKTAVEQYRISLELRPNETVEKRLAEVAKRSGSAVAVKTAVEPLPCQTPAKTVADVCACMTKPQADDTAPRTCESLKDVKVERDDLAFIEVATTLMETYTYAVARNEQGFVPVAKVGWAYNPGAFGIYEEFTLEPIVEKSAGKTKVLWIEGTRNRHDSDMGIDEYEEETSKLVTLCVPPAGETKTWKCPLHLTTSMSYVRDRMGIEGFTPDDVTRGLMTKGLPVKSSWSLDVKLLDGKVEVTVASGKPPADVQALAKTHSL
- a CDS encoding S8 family serine peptidase, with amino-acid sequence MRHGNASLDARGRKLWPVRIVANGNTIDSFVDHKAIVRIDPAKLSELEHAHLRVVENLMPSIGIYSVESTDAEDGLDIAVRLAKPQARPGAILEIIPNLHLRLERHAEPFVPDDPRFLGQWYFDEKRLQMSEVWAISQGDPKTTVVVIDSGCDLTHPDLVDKLDPGLDVIDDDTDPSYDPAFSGAEHGTACAGLIGASTNNGIGIAGACPSCRIRCVRMLTDVAVSLDAHVKAFNFALETNAAVVSNSWGFADPMPVPTILRDAINNVFDNGRGGKGALVLFAAGNDNREVGSNELTAVRGVTSIGAINHFFDKTFFTNYGPSLDIVAPVGTLTTDIVGAGGLDPTDYTVNFGGTSSACPVAAGAAALVMSAAPEKTSAEVLDLLIKTARPAPYASPHENGHDPIFGYGIVNPLAALKEALGIVDEMPDAGPDASPPPTTSDDVQSSCSCREGSSNHTPKSILIVVLLTGAGIWARSRSRHTQ